Proteins from one Gimesia maris genomic window:
- a CDS encoding glycosyltransferase, which produces MADQTRPVPIAFCITGLQPGGAERALVQIVTRLNRERWAPVVYSLTGAGPLVERLDAAGIPTEILEVQSTWDARIIWKLARKLKSQKPLLLQTFLFHANLAGRLAGKLAGIPHIVSGIRVSEKRKNSHLLLDRFTNRLVELNICVSQSVADFSIQQGKLQASKVTVIPNGVDFELFDEAEPLDLSPWGIPAGAKVVLFAGRLDPQKAPHDLLTAFEPFAQEADDFHLLFVGEGPLKAELQQKAGTLTCADRIHFSGWQAQVPQLMRAATCLVLPSLWEGMPNVVLEAMASGLPVISTRVDGVSELIQDGEQGTLVATGRPAEIQQALRKLSTQPARFIEMAETAQDLVKNEFTWDSIADRYDQIYAQRLSLED; this is translated from the coding sequence TTGGCTGATCAGACCAGACCAGTTCCAATCGCGTTTTGCATTACCGGCCTGCAGCCCGGTGGCGCAGAACGTGCGCTCGTGCAGATTGTCACTCGATTGAATCGAGAACGCTGGGCCCCGGTGGTCTACTCTCTGACGGGGGCCGGTCCACTGGTGGAACGTCTGGATGCAGCTGGGATACCGACAGAAATCCTGGAGGTCCAATCGACCTGGGATGCGCGGATCATCTGGAAACTGGCACGAAAGCTGAAATCCCAAAAACCGCTTTTACTGCAGACATTTTTGTTTCATGCGAATCTGGCTGGCAGACTGGCCGGGAAGCTGGCCGGAATCCCGCATATTGTTTCCGGAATTCGAGTTTCAGAGAAACGGAAAAATAGTCACCTGTTGCTGGATCGATTTACAAACCGCCTGGTAGAGCTGAATATCTGTGTCAGCCAGTCGGTGGCTGATTTCTCGATTCAACAGGGGAAGTTGCAAGCGTCCAAGGTAACGGTGATTCCAAATGGCGTTGATTTTGAATTGTTTGATGAGGCTGAACCACTGGATCTAAGTCCCTGGGGAATCCCTGCTGGTGCGAAAGTGGTGCTGTTTGCAGGCAGACTGGATCCCCAGAAGGCTCCCCACGATCTGCTGACCGCGTTTGAACCCTTCGCTCAAGAGGCGGATGATTTTCATCTGCTGTTTGTCGGGGAGGGACCATTGAAAGCGGAACTGCAGCAGAAAGCCGGTACGCTGACCTGTGCAGATCGGATTCATTTTTCCGGCTGGCAGGCCCAGGTACCCCAATTGATGCGGGCTGCAACCTGTCTGGTACTACCCTCTTTATGGGAGGGAATGCCTAACGTGGTCCTGGAAGCAATGGCGTCCGGATTGCCCGTCATTTCAACCCGGGTCGATGGAGTTTCCGAACTGATCCAGGATGGGGAGCAGGGGACCTTGGTGGCGACAGGCAGACCTGCTGAGATTCAGCAGGCGCTGCGTAAACTGAGTACCCAGCCTGCCAGGTTTATCGAGATGGCTGAAACTGCGCAAGATCTTGTGAAGAATGAGTTTACATGGGACTCAATTGCTGACAGATATGATCAGATTTATGCCCAAAGGCTGTCTCTGGAAGACTGA
- a CDS encoding division/cell wall cluster transcriptional repressor MraZ gives MALTGTFNKILDGKRRLAIPKRLKEELVEEKSPQVYIAPGTASVLLVYSEKGFEQQAQRLADFSRNGPEAAQYLRLYYARAEKVEVDSQGRVCIPERLAELASLEPKQEVVLLGVQDHAEIWSAERWNTYLNNHGPNFDEMAAQAFGQMTW, from the coding sequence ATGGCGTTAACGGGAACTTTCAATAAGATTCTGGATGGTAAACGTCGTTTGGCAATTCCAAAACGTCTCAAGGAAGAGCTCGTAGAGGAAAAGTCTCCCCAGGTTTATATTGCCCCAGGTACTGCGTCCGTATTGTTGGTCTACTCGGAGAAGGGATTTGAACAGCAGGCACAACGATTAGCGGATTTTTCCAGAAATGGTCCGGAAGCTGCCCAATATCTGCGGCTGTATTATGCCAGAGCAGAGAAAGTGGAAGTCGACTCGCAGGGAAGAGTTTGTATCCCGGAGCGATTAGCAGAACTGGCCAGTCTGGAACCGAAACAGGAAGTGGTTTTGCTGGGAGTGCAGGACCATGCGGAAATCTGGAGTGCGGAACGATGGAATACCTATCTAAATAATCATGGACCGAATTTTGATGAAATGGCCGCTCAGGCCTTTGGTCAAATGACCTGGTAG
- the rsmH gene encoding 16S rRNA (cytosine(1402)-N(4))-methyltransferase RsmH: MSGKPGDQKRPVHLPVLLREVITQLDLSPGLIVVDGTVGAGGHSEHILKKINNEGTLIGLDRDAMMLGFATQKLKPESLPAGRCYLRQSSYAELPAVMEELQISSVDRVLLDLGLSSDQLSDDERGFGFESAGELDLRFDTRQGVPAWQLLESLPESELCEILEVYGEERFSQRIANQIVKQRKTAPVRTAADLIKAVQQAIPGKALAAARKNPATRVFQALRIAANQELEQLETMLETVLPQVLQPGGRAVIISFHSLEDRMVKQAFKNQAIWKNLTAKPIVATQAEQRVNPRCRTAKLRVAVKT, encoded by the coding sequence ATGTCAGGTAAGCCCGGTGATCAGAAAAGGCCTGTCCATTTACCGGTCCTGTTACGTGAAGTGATAACACAACTGGATCTGTCTCCTGGGCTGATTGTCGTTGATGGCACAGTCGGGGCAGGTGGTCATAGTGAGCATATACTGAAAAAAATTAATAATGAGGGGACCTTAATTGGTCTGGATCGCGATGCCATGATGCTGGGTTTTGCCACGCAAAAATTAAAACCAGAGTCACTACCTGCAGGTCGATGCTACCTGCGGCAGAGTAGTTACGCAGAACTGCCGGCCGTGATGGAAGAGTTACAGATTTCATCTGTTGATCGTGTGTTACTGGACCTGGGCTTATCTTCCGATCAATTGAGCGACGATGAACGAGGCTTTGGATTCGAATCGGCAGGTGAACTGGATTTGCGTTTTGATACGAGACAGGGAGTTCCTGCCTGGCAGTTACTGGAAAGTCTCCCGGAATCAGAGTTATGTGAGATCCTGGAAGTCTATGGCGAAGAGCGGTTCAGTCAGCGAATTGCGAATCAAATTGTGAAACAGCGGAAAACCGCTCCCGTCAGAACTGCGGCCGATTTAATCAAAGCGGTGCAGCAGGCGATTCCTGGCAAAGCACTGGCGGCTGCCAGAAAAAATCCGGCAACGCGCGTATTTCAGGCGTTGCGGATCGCTGCAAATCAGGAACTGGAACAACTGGAAACCATGCTGGAGACTGTGTTACCACAGGTACTGCAACCTGGGGGGAGAGCTGTGATTATCAGCTTCCATTCGCTGGAAGACCGGATGGTCAAGCAGGCGTTTAAAAACCAGGCGATCTGGAAGAATCTGACTGCCAAACCGATAGTGGCGACGCAGGCAGAACAGAGAGTCAATCCACGGTGCCGCACTGCCAAGCTGCGTGTCGCTGTGAAAACATAA
- a CDS encoding LysM peptidoglycan-binding domain-containing protein: MTEEKKAEQPTEEDWGIEKPKSGIAIETKVGLCLICILLSAFGLVVYQKINRPQESVAINGPEEGGQVEESSGKVDPFAAGSDDSKTTGQVAEHSSDFNPPAEDTGFSTPAEQSAQDNPFGPAQSAATETSQFDQNAFQSQNEPAQPVEIAANQSDNGFEQFDPPPQPANDFSNPSANEFQNGMQNQAEPAAFDKPQQDPFGGADQFAQQPAATPPANEFGNEPASGFSQPAASDQSGLMEQPAANEFGSAAETGTDTVQVDENPFGAEPEPAQSMQSQQPAASEFDDFGLAEDKNSVPMQKFDPVAEKTAKVNITEISNSKGFDEFSDSGFAQEQPQAPAAGLENSFESETPAMANEEFERPAVSEFSETEVAQTEERFGDFRAEEFSAQQAESVTTVKRPAAAIDSNTFREDEMTAENQPQARGLFDGPAPVKEVSTQEFGAIQEESFSQQSATAVGGEYVVQNGENFWTISKKLYGTGRYFQLLAQINKSRVSDPRKMKPGLKLIAPDQAAIEARYQASHKITQTTVSEFTGSTAVRKPGKTAGFFISTDGRPMYRVGSNDTLTDISQKHLGRSSRWYQIYQINRQRLQNPNKLQIGTELQLPYDASRVSLVPGNSSSR; this comes from the coding sequence ATGACTGAAGAAAAAAAAGCAGAACAACCCACCGAAGAAGACTGGGGAATTGAAAAGCCCAAGTCGGGAATCGCCATTGAAACCAAGGTAGGACTGTGTCTGATCTGTATCCTGCTCAGTGCCTTTGGTCTGGTTGTCTATCAGAAAATAAATCGTCCTCAGGAGTCTGTCGCCATTAATGGTCCGGAAGAGGGAGGGCAGGTAGAGGAATCGTCCGGGAAAGTAGATCCTTTCGCAGCTGGTAGCGACGACTCCAAAACAACGGGTCAAGTCGCCGAGCATTCCAGTGACTTTAATCCTCCGGCTGAAGATACAGGCTTTTCAACTCCCGCCGAGCAGTCGGCTCAGGATAACCCGTTTGGCCCGGCGCAATCAGCCGCAACGGAAACCAGTCAGTTCGATCAGAATGCCTTTCAATCACAGAATGAGCCAGCGCAGCCTGTGGAGATCGCTGCCAATCAGTCGGATAACGGATTTGAACAGTTTGATCCACCGCCGCAACCCGCAAATGATTTTTCGAATCCATCTGCGAATGAATTTCAGAATGGCATGCAGAACCAGGCAGAACCTGCCGCTTTTGATAAACCGCAACAGGACCCCTTTGGCGGGGCCGACCAGTTTGCGCAGCAGCCAGCGGCAACACCTCCAGCGAACGAATTTGGTAATGAACCGGCGTCTGGTTTTTCTCAACCAGCAGCCAGCGATCAATCAGGCTTAATGGAGCAGCCTGCAGCAAATGAATTTGGTTCTGCTGCTGAAACGGGAACAGACACCGTTCAGGTCGATGAAAATCCATTCGGAGCAGAGCCAGAACCGGCTCAATCAATGCAGTCTCAGCAGCCTGCTGCCAGTGAGTTTGACGATTTTGGTCTGGCGGAAGATAAAAATTCTGTTCCGATGCAGAAATTTGATCCCGTGGCTGAGAAGACGGCCAAAGTAAATATCACTGAAATTTCCAATTCCAAAGGTTTCGACGAATTTAGTGATTCCGGTTTTGCCCAGGAACAACCTCAGGCTCCCGCTGCGGGACTCGAGAATTCTTTTGAGTCGGAAACACCGGCCATGGCTAACGAGGAGTTTGAACGCCCCGCTGTTTCGGAATTTAGCGAGACGGAAGTCGCTCAGACTGAAGAGCGTTTTGGGGATTTTCGAGCCGAAGAGTTTTCAGCACAACAGGCAGAAAGTGTGACGACTGTGAAACGTCCTGCAGCCGCCATTGATTCGAATACGTTTCGTGAAGACGAAATGACCGCAGAAAATCAGCCACAGGCACGCGGGCTGTTTGACGGACCTGCCCCTGTAAAAGAAGTTTCTACCCAGGAGTTTGGAGCGATTCAGGAAGAATCATTCAGTCAGCAGTCTGCGACAGCAGTCGGCGGGGAATATGTCGTTCAAAATGGTGAGAATTTCTGGACGATTTCGAAAAAACTGTATGGAACCGGTCGTTATTTTCAACTGCTGGCGCAGATCAATAAGAGTCGGGTCAGTGATCCTCGCAAAATGAAACCCGGTTTGAAATTGATTGCGCCTGATCAGGCTGCGATTGAAGCACGATACCAGGCCAGCCATAAGATAACCCAGACGACAGTCAGCGAGTTTACCGGTAGTACTGCCGTCCGCAAACCAGGTAAAACAGCCGGGTTTTTTATCAGTACCGATGGACGCCCCATGTACCGCGTGGGTAGCAACGACACATTGACTGATATTTCACAGAAGCATCTGGGACGGTCTTCCCGCTGGTATCAGATTTATCAGATTAACCGGCAGAGACTGCAAAACCCGAACAAGCTTCAAATTGGAACAGAATTGCAACTGCCTTATGATGCCAGCCGGGTCAGTCTTGTTCCTGGAAACTCATCCAGCCGATAG